DNA from Balaenoptera acutorostrata chromosome 14, mBalAcu1.1, whole genome shotgun sequence:
TATTCAGtaactataatatatattatatacaataattTGTTgtaatatataatagtatataattCATACTTTataacatacattatatataaactataacattatattatagttactatatataaatattatgttaCCATATATACATTTGATATGGAGCCTAGGTGATATGTATGTGGGCAGTGTGGGCCTCTCTTGTTATTCATCACCCCCCGTCGCCCCTCGTGGGTTCGCCTGGGCCCAGGCATGGCAGCTCTCTACATGGGCAGCCGTTTTGCCCTCCTCTGAGTGGTAGGTTTGGGGAGAGGTGGGAGagtcccctcctccttctctaaCCCAATATAATCAGTAACAAAGCTGATACTAAACTTTGATTCCCATTTGTCCCCTTGTGTCTGCTGTCAATTGTTAAGATCTGGAAGCAGAACAGGGATGATAATCTAGCATCTTCAAACCTCTAGCAATTACATgttaaatacacaaaaattgGGAGTCAAATTCATAAGAAACCAGGAGGCTATGTCAAATGTTCTCTCTGATTCTATTGCATAGAATGAATTATTGGACTCCAGAGCCATAGGACATAAACCTCTGGCCCACCTTCTAGGAAGAGCATCTTATTATCTTCCCCGTGAAGCAAGACAGAGTGAACCAGGAGCCAATGAAAGAGCAGACACCATCCTTCCCTTCTGTACACTCGCTGGGGGATATCATTTGCTCATCAAATAGTTCTCGAGTACTCACACTGAGCTGGAAAGAAGGAATAATAAATGTTTCATGAAGTCTTACCGAACAAAATGAGTGGTAAGCCTTGCCAAACCTCCatcagcctgaagaccaggaagGGGGTGATGACCCCGCCCAAGTCACACAGGGAGGAACACACCATCACTCCAAGGTTCCTGataaaatacagagaacaaaaaagaTGACATTTCTGTGATTCAATTTTCCAAACGGTAAACTTGTTTTAAAGCAAACACACCATTCCCgaacctccagggaggggagaggggctgcagcTAGAGTTAATCActgatgatttaatcaatcacacCTACACAGTGTGCCGAGAGGGTGGCAAACCCcagctccacagggacagaagcacCTGTGTtcaggacccttccagaccttgccctgtgtacctcttcatctggctgtttatatcctttataataaaccagtaaacgTAAGtgcttccctgagttctgtgagccattacAGTAAATTACTGAActcaaggagggggtcatgggaatctgatttatagccagtggtCAGAAGTGTAGGTGGACAATGCAGGGCTTGCAACTAGCAGCTCAAGTGAGGGCAGTCATGTGGGACTAAGCCCTTAACCTGTGAAGTCTGCACTAATTCCGGGTAGTTAATGTCAGAATTGGATTGTAAGAACTGTTTGGAGATTGGAGAATTGGTTGGTGTCATTAGAGTTCTTTCTTTCACATAGAGGGACAGGGAAGGATAAAGAGAGGATATTAAGAAATGGAGGACAAAGAAAGCCAGAGGGGAAATGTAAGGAAACTGTCTACTTGAAATGACCTCCCTCTTCATCCCTGACAAtagtctttgctctgaaatctactctGTCTTATATGAATATAgccactctggctttctttttattagtgttcacatggaatatctttttccatacttcTACTTTTAAACTATCTCTGCCCTTAAATTTAAAGttagtttcttgtagacagcatacagttgggtctttttttttgccaatctgatatcattttccttatctctgaaagacttttacattttttgtagTACAGGTCTGCTTGTGATGAATTTGTTCAGCttttatatatctgaaaaagtgTTTATTTTCCATCCATTTTTTGAAAGATTATTTTTTGCTGAGTCAAGAATTGtaggttgggggcttccctggtggcgcagtggttgagaatctgcctgccaatgcaggggacacaggtttgagccctggtctgggaggatcccacatgccacggagcagctgggcccgtgagccacaattactgagcctgcgcgtctggagcctgtgctccgcaacaagagaggccgcgatagtgagaggcccgcgcacagcgatgaagagtggcccccgcttgccacaactagagaaagccctcgcacagaaacgaagacccaacacagccataaataaataaataaataaaatttaaaagaaaaaaaaaaactctaggtTGACACTTTTTCTTTCAGTACATCAAAGATGTCGTTCTACCACTTTCTTGTTTGCATTGTTTCCAATGAGAAATCTACTGTCCTTattatctttgttcctttttctgatgtcttttttctctgactgcttgTTAAGATTTTTGTGATGTGACTTTCTtgacgttgtgtgtgtgtgctctgggTCAGTTTGTCCTGTTACACAGCATGCCACTTCAAATTATAAATCCaagcattcttttattttcagacatttttttcaagtttttttttttttcttgaagttcttttgtttcattatttcaATTATCTTcttgggaacatatgtatatacatgatcTCTAAGTCTTTTAAACTCTGCTTATTTCAATCTTACTCTGCAATTCTTAGGCCTGTCTTGCCTTTCCTTTACTATATCAGTTCTCCTTTGTACTGCTTTCAAAGTAGTTttcatttgtcaaatattttaatttttctttttgtttttttttagcctGAGCTGACTTCATCTATTGTCTTATCACATAGTCTCCCAAGAACTTGCATCTCTGCTTTACACTCTTATTTTATAGAGATGATTGATTCATTAATATTTTGCATTTAGTTATAGTATATTTGGCCAcactttttatttgctttctgaCAATATTTTTCCCTGtgcattttcttcctttgccatttgcttttcctcttcctttccccctttcATCTCATGATATATTTGTATAgctcctgggcaagttactttttaacttcttcttcttctttcagtACTATGATTTCTTCCTGTATCAGCTATTTTAGAAGGATTTGAGGGGAGGGGCATGTTCTAGGTTACTAGAAATTTTCTTTCTGACCAGGGTTGTCTGTGATTAGATGCTTTGGCCTCTCTTATCCCTAGTCTACAGGGGCTAACAGTACAGGACTTCTCACCCTGCAGGGTCTCTCTCTTCCACCCCACCTCACAGCACACTGCTCCCTCAAAGGTTCCTGAATGTTCTCCCACAGCCTTGCCCTCCCTGCCTCATCTCCAGCCACACAACACCCAGGGAAGGAAGCAtatgcccccagccctgcctcctcccTGTTATTGCAACAAGGGCTTGTGGGTTAGACCCTTCAATGTACACATCCTACTTTGGAAAACCACTGGCCTTGTCTCAAATCTGCTGTCACGGTGAGCTTCCCTGGAGTCTTCCAGACCCTCTTAGACTCACTGCATTAGGCAGCCCTTCTTCTTCACTATTGTCTTTCAGGGTCATCCTAGTTTCAAAAAtggcatttgcatttttttttcttctgtttctcattcTTCTAATAGCGTTAGTGGGATTTCCAAGAGGAGGAAAAATAgacaccattattttttttacaattttaagaaaataagtcttaaaaagagagaaaaatttgaTAAGCACACAGAAGCTAGACGAAGTGAAGAACTAGTCCCcttctttaaaattcatatatttgtgatacttcattcattcattctacaagcACCAGGTGACTGGTTAGTATAGCTACAGAACAGTTGCAGGAGGTACAGAGAGGTATGATATGTagttcctgctttcaaggagctcGTAATATAGTGATGAGGTAAAGATAGGAGGATGATTTTCAATACAAGGCAGAGCATACTGATGCCAAAAGAATGTTCTTGACAATACATGTTGCAGACAGCTAGAAGGAGGGTGCTGTTCAACTCTAAAGCCTCCTGTGAATAAGAAGCAGGGTCAAAATGGTTTAACTAGAAACTGTTTGCACTTGAAGTGTTTATAAAGTAATAATCCCTTTTTTCCAATTTCAATTTGATTCAATTGATTGAAAATACCGAAACTTTCATGACTGCcttacttttgtgtgtggtgtgtgtggatCAAGTTTAAGTTATTTCTGAACATCTGGCCTCCCTTCCTAATTACTGAGAATCCTCATCAAACTGACTCTCTGCACAAATGGTCAAGGGCTCCTTGAGGACACGTCACTTGGCCTTCCTCCACCCAGGACCAGGCACTCAGTACCTTCGGCAGTTTACATTCTGAGTCAGTCCCCTGGGTCCAGTGGCCATGACAATGGAATTGTTTGGCCCGGCTATTTTAGACTCGGCTCAGAACTGCCAgatgtaggtttttctctttcatttgtctTCGTCTCTTTGTACTCATTCCAAGCAACCTTTTCCAGATGAGAATATGAGAGAGGGCCTTTTAACGAAGGGATgggcaggagagaggaaagagtgaCTCAGAGTCACCTTTGTGTCTCCTGGCTTAGGGAGGGGTTCTGAGAGCTTCCTGGTGTAAGAGGAGGATGGGGAGCTGGAATATTTCTTAGACTTCGCTGGTCTGATGACATGGGGAGAAGAAACAATCTATACAGAGGGAAAAATGAGTTTAAGGAAATCTGCCAAGTTCTAACAAAGATCAGAATTAAAGCTTTAAATAAAGTGGTTAATtacttttacaataaaaatgCTCTTCATTTAAACTAAGTCGTCTAAGATACAGATGATAATAAGTCCATGCAAAGACGCTCAACATTATTAGTAATTAGGACAATGTAAATCAAAGTCACAATAATAGCTCTTTCCATGCCGATACCGCTCTCGCAAACATGGTGAACATTCCTAAAACCCGCCGGACTTTCTGTAAGAAGCGTGGCAAGCACCAACCCCACAAAGCGACACAGTGCAAGAAGGGCAAGGATTCTCCGTATGCCCAGGGAAAGCGACGGTATGACAGGAAGCAGAATGGCTATGGTGGGCAGACTAAGCCGATTTTCCAGAAAAAGGCTAAAACTACAAAGAAGATTGTGCTGAGGCTTGAATGTGTTGAGCCGAACTGCAGATCTAAGAGAATCCTGGCTATGAAGAGATGCAAGCATCTTGAGCTGGAAGGAGATAAG
Protein-coding regions in this window:
- the LOC103008192 gene encoding 60S ribosomal protein L36a-like translates to MVNIPKTRRTFCKKRGKHQPHKATQCKKGKDSPYAQGKRRYDRKQNGYGGQTKPIFQKKAKTTKKIVLRLECVEPNCRSKRILAMKRCKHLELEGDKRKGQVIQF